The Megalops cyprinoides isolate fMegCyp1 chromosome 19, fMegCyp1.pri, whole genome shotgun sequence genome has a window encoding:
- the LOC118794970 gene encoding cdc42 effector protein 4-like gives MPILKQLVSGSSQSKRRSRLDLTTEMISAPLGDFRHTMHVGRGGDAFGDTSFLSSRSGEGPGEGMARPRSPRPGLLYRTFRSSKRSQSVTRADRSGDSLAPPGGSPTPVKNALSLPHLNDEAGEREGGVVKSLSSSLLQQPPEAGGDPPNGAATALDPEQEERRFGVLTDLPSPSATHTGAMRRTESVLSFHVDLGPSMLGEILDVMQREEDDLGFEEGGASPPHSTLGEGDEEQEEREEEEEEVEEEEEEEKVGDSQQNLLQPPGVEEVQNHMEEPRTLDSQPRDHPHLDSCSISSSGSAPLGEKPLDQLQGGDTDCAIYSSPPGEDESFFMEEEDDEIRV, from the coding sequence ATGCCCATCCTGAAGCAGCTAGTGTCGGGCTCCTCACAGTCCAAACGCCGCTCACGGCTCGACCTCACGACGGAGATGATCAGCGCCCCCCTGGGGGACTTCCGCCACACCATGCACGTGGGCCGGGGGGGCGACGCCTTCGGGGACACCTCCTTCCTCAGCAGCCGCTCGGGGGAGGGGCCCGGGGAGGGCATGGCACGCCCCCGCTCCCCGCGGCCCGGCCTGCTGTACCGCACCTTCCGCAGCAGCAAGCGCTCCCAGTCGGTCACGCGGGCCGACCGCAGTGGCGACTCACTGGCGCCCCCTGGGGGCTCGCCGACGCCGGTGAAGAACGCCCTGTCGCTGCCACACCTGAACGACGAGGCCGGGGAGCGGGAAGGAGGGGTGGTCAAGAGCCTCTCCTCCAGCCTCCTGCAGCAGCCGCCCGAGGCTGGCGGCGATCCCCCCAACGGGGCGGCGACTGCCCTGGACCCGGAGCAGGAGGAGCGGCGTTTCGGGGTGCTGACCGACCTGCCGTCACCCTCCGCCACTCACACCGGGGCGATGAGGCGCACCGAGTCCGTCCTCTCCTTCCACGTCGACCTGGGCCCCTCCATGCTGGGCGAAATCCTGGATGTgatgcagagggaggaggatgaCCTCGGGTTCGAGGAGGGTGGGGCGTCGCCTCCGCACAGCACCCTGGGCGAGGGAGATGAAGagcaggaggaaagagaggaagaagaggaggaggtagaggaggaggaggaggaggagaaggtgggaGATTCCCAGCAGAACCTGCTTCAGCCTCCCGGTGTGGAGGAAGTGCAGAACCACATGGAGGAGCCCCGCACCCTGGACTCCCAGCCCAGAGACCACCCCCACCTGGACAGCTGCTCCATCTCCAGCTCCGGCTCCGCCCCACTGGGGGAGAAACCACTCGACCAGCTGCAGGGGGGGGACACGGACTGTGCCATCTACAGCTCACCGCCAGGGGAGGACGAGAGCTTCttcatggaggaggaagatgacGAAATTCGAGTGTAA